Proteins from a single region of Paraglaciecola sp. T6c:
- the prsT gene encoding XrtA/PEP-CTERM system TPR-repeat protein PrsT — protein MRKSAHVLLLFVCALNLLLPAAAQTNDYEKALHSYDKERFDDAYIYLKSSLQSHPSYLPARILMGKILYQRKEFSGAEQEFSDAYSAGADIELYLDLWGLSLIAQERYDEVIDFELPISLSEQHRLNWLGLSANACSLLNRLSCAKNRYNKLLAVSPSSSTALNGLANIALINEEYGDALNYVELALKGDKENANSWQLKGQIAKAQGQLSKAKTYLIHAFNLDPRNPFISRNLADIYLAMGNNLAASNIVNNILSASPHDPFALLINSWLQQQNETVFAVDEELITLAGKINSIPSEIVNERPPLLYLRALVAYLLGNLEQAVRDFTRIQSISKPDIQVSILLAKTSLALGKEKSALAVLERHESELLDDIDGALLLGELYLSRGKVFKGVELLKQLLLLHPNNVDIKLYSVKLLLARKKSSESLQRLDSILADHPNNERVLITHSVINLLVNNVGAAKYSSEKLLTMQPNNASYLNLHSSVLTRQNHLEQALSTAQRALKLQPSMVAAQYNLANIWHLQGDADEAFRLLRLILQDHRLHVPSLLLSAKINYEREEFDLAVERYKTVLSVSIRNVKAHEGLLLVALKKHNSKDALYQVDKLLALDPDNIKYIVQKVQLHQIRDETSNATKMLDKLAFLGRNNPQALFALAKLYVNQGENQKALAALTQAQTLAPDNAQLALQVIELMLNNHLSKEAKPRIDELAERFPSLANVPFMRGRAAEQEQDIATAQRMYEYALKLDPQFDLALGKLFSFARQEVAVSSFLTHANKTIEQQPTRYFPRSLLAQYYYYNHQHSLALVHYEALLSLSEVPDKAALLNRLAWLYMPNNLPKSADFAAQAYEIDRNDINVLDTYGWTLTQLGSHKEALTILREAALRNATSELIKYHLAYTLLQLNRINEGKHLLESALSTDSDFYGRSEAQTLMSNIDM, from the coding sequence ATGCGTAAAAGCGCTCACGTTTTACTACTCTTTGTATGCGCGCTAAATCTTTTACTTCCAGCGGCAGCGCAAACCAACGATTACGAAAAAGCGTTACATTCTTATGATAAGGAACGCTTTGACGATGCATATATCTATTTAAAATCGAGTTTACAGAGTCACCCCAGTTACCTCCCCGCCAGAATACTCATGGGTAAAATTTTGTATCAGCGCAAAGAGTTCAGCGGAGCAGAGCAAGAATTTTCCGACGCATATTCTGCAGGTGCAGATATCGAGCTTTATCTTGACCTTTGGGGCCTAAGCCTTATTGCCCAGGAGCGCTATGACGAAGTTATTGACTTCGAACTGCCGATATCATTATCAGAACAACACCGATTAAACTGGTTAGGCTTATCTGCAAATGCATGCAGTTTGTTAAACCGACTTTCATGCGCAAAAAACAGGTACAATAAACTACTCGCAGTATCACCTTCGAGTTCCACTGCCCTGAATGGCTTAGCTAATATTGCACTAATCAACGAAGAATATGGTGATGCCTTAAACTATGTAGAGTTGGCATTAAAAGGGGATAAAGAGAATGCCAATAGTTGGCAACTAAAAGGTCAAATTGCAAAAGCGCAAGGGCAACTATCCAAAGCAAAAACCTATCTAATTCATGCATTTAATCTAGATCCTCGTAATCCATTTATATCTCGTAATCTTGCTGATATATATTTGGCGATGGGCAATAATCTTGCGGCAAGCAATATTGTTAATAATATATTGAGTGCTAGCCCACACGATCCATTTGCTTTACTCATAAATAGCTGGCTACAGCAGCAAAACGAAACAGTATTCGCTGTAGATGAAGAGCTCATCACATTGGCAGGGAAAATTAATAGCATACCTAGTGAAATAGTGAATGAGCGTCCTCCCTTGCTCTACTTACGTGCTTTAGTCGCTTATTTACTAGGAAACTTAGAACAGGCGGTCAGAGATTTTACTCGTATTCAATCTATCAGTAAGCCCGATATACAAGTGAGCATACTTCTGGCCAAGACCTCATTGGCATTAGGCAAAGAAAAATCAGCATTGGCCGTTCTTGAAAGACACGAATCAGAATTGCTCGACGATATTGATGGCGCGCTTTTACTTGGTGAGCTGTACTTAAGCAGAGGAAAGGTCTTCAAAGGCGTTGAGCTATTAAAGCAATTGCTCTTGCTACACCCTAACAATGTTGACATAAAACTATATTCAGTAAAATTACTTCTAGCTCGTAAAAAATCATCTGAAAGTTTACAAAGATTAGATTCAATATTGGCAGATCATCCCAACAACGAGCGAGTTTTAATTACCCATAGTGTCATAAACCTATTGGTCAATAATGTTGGAGCAGCTAAGTACAGTTCTGAGAAATTACTAACCATGCAACCAAATAATGCTAGTTACTTAAATTTGCACTCCTCGGTACTCACACGACAAAATCATTTGGAACAAGCCTTGAGTACCGCACAGCGTGCACTAAAATTGCAACCCAGTATGGTTGCCGCTCAGTATAACCTAGCCAATATTTGGCATTTGCAAGGTGATGCTGATGAAGCTTTTCGACTGTTAAGATTGATACTGCAGGATCATCGCTTACATGTTCCCTCTCTTTTGCTTTCAGCCAAAATAAATTATGAAAGAGAAGAATTCGATCTTGCTGTAGAGCGTTACAAAACAGTGCTAAGTGTGAGTATTAGAAATGTCAAAGCTCACGAAGGATTGCTCTTAGTCGCGTTAAAAAAACACAATAGTAAAGATGCGTTGTACCAAGTGGACAAGCTACTTGCTTTGGATCCCGATAATATCAAGTATATCGTGCAAAAAGTGCAGTTACATCAAATCCGTGACGAGACATCTAATGCGACCAAAATGCTAGATAAACTAGCATTTCTAGGCAGAAACAATCCTCAAGCATTATTTGCCCTAGCAAAACTATACGTAAATCAGGGGGAAAACCAAAAAGCTCTTGCTGCGTTAACACAAGCGCAAACACTCGCGCCTGACAATGCCCAGCTTGCGTTACAGGTCATTGAGCTTATGCTCAATAATCACTTATCAAAAGAAGCTAAACCACGTATAGATGAATTAGCTGAGCGTTTTCCTTCATTAGCTAATGTACCGTTTATGCGAGGACGTGCAGCAGAACAAGAGCAAGATATCGCAACAGCACAACGAATGTATGAGTACGCGCTAAAACTTGATCCACAATTTGATTTAGCGCTAGGTAAGCTGTTTAGTTTTGCTCGTCAAGAAGTGGCTGTTTCATCATTTTTAACTCATGCGAATAAGACAATTGAACAACAACCGACCCGATATTTTCCTCGAAGCTTGCTTGCACAATACTATTACTATAACCACCAGCACTCACTAGCACTTGTTCACTATGAAGCTTTACTTAGCTTATCAGAAGTGCCTGACAAAGCAGCCTTACTTAATCGATTGGCTTGGCTCTACATGCCCAATAATTTACCCAAAAGTGCAGATTTTGCAGCACAAGCATACGAAATAGATAGAAATGACATAAATGTGTTGGATACTTACGGCTGGACACTGACTCAACTTGGGAGCCACAAAGAAGCATTAACCATATTGAGAGAAGCCGCCCTTCGTAACGCAACATCTGAATTGATAAAATACCATCTCGCATACACGTTACTCCAACTCAACAGAATAAATGAAGGCAAACACCTTCTTGAAAGCGCCCTTAGCACTGATAGTGACTTCTACGGCCGCAGTGAGGCCCAAACGTTAATGTCGAATATAGATATGTAA
- a CDS encoding PepSY domain-containing protein, with translation MKHIAKNTLFILFVSLSSGLLGHAYAQEDNAKIDKNQAAQKAQQQVQGRVLKVDQSKNKYRVKVLQKSGRVVNVDVDKRSGRVVKSGKKDD, from the coding sequence TTGAAACATATCGCCAAAAATACACTATTTATTTTATTTGTCAGTCTGTCATCGGGGTTGTTAGGTCATGCCTATGCCCAAGAGGACAACGCCAAAATAGATAAAAACCAAGCTGCTCAAAAAGCCCAGCAGCAGGTACAAGGTCGTGTATTGAAAGTTGACCAAAGTAAAAATAAATACCGCGTAAAAGTACTGCAAAAATCAGGGCGTGTGGTCAACGTTGACGTTGATAAACGCTCAGGTCGAGTGGTGAAAAGTGGTAAAAAGGACGACTAA